The following proteins are co-located in the Apium graveolens cultivar Ventura chromosome 5, ASM990537v1, whole genome shotgun sequence genome:
- the LOC141659390 gene encoding metal tolerance protein 4-like produces the protein MDRETSGDINSALLSPVNGGERRLGGGRARLSRRNSVNSLKNDFVSRLPDKVRSGVDLESSALFHLSSITSLTQGEKDYYERQFATLKSFEKVDMVVETDEIEEEDLDEQRQQERAMRISNYANILLLALKIYATIKSGSIAIAASTLDSLLDLMAGGILWFTHLSMKNINIYRYPIGKLRVQPVGIIMFAAIMATLGFQVLIQAIQELIKDDPPPRMNSNQLLWLYTIMLTAAVVKLALWIYCKSSGNDIVRAYAKDHYFDVITNIVGLVAAILGDKFYWWIDPVGAIILAIYTITNWSGTVLENAASLVGQSAPPEVLQKLTYLVIRHPQVKRIDTVRAYTFGVLYFVEVDIELPEDLPLKEAHYIGESLQIKIEKLPEVERAFVHLDFECEHKPEHSVLSRLPNSEP, from the exons ATGGATAGGGAGACCTCCGGTGACATTAATTCGGCGTTGTTGTCGCCGGTGAACGGAGGAGAACGGAGGTTGGGTGGTGGTAGAGCGAGACTGAGTCGACGTAACTCTGTGAACTCGTTGAAGAATGATTTTGTGTCTAGACTTCCTGATAAAGTACGGTCTGGTGTTGATCTCGAGTCTTCTGCTCTCTTTCACCTCTCCTCTATTACTTCCTTAACTCAAg GTGAGAAGGATTACTATGAAAGGCAATTTGCAACCTTAAAATCATTTGAGAAAGTTGATATGGTGGTGGAGACCGACGAAATTGAAGAGGAAGATCTAGACGAACAACGTCAACAAGAAAGAGCAATGAGAATTTCTAACTATGCAAACATTTTGCTCCTAGCACTTAAG ATATATGCAACAATAAAGAGTGGATCCATAGCTATTGCAGCTTCAACCCTGGATTCTTTACTTGATCTAATGGCTGGTGGCATACTTTGGTTCACCCATCTGTCAATGAAAAACATAAACATATATAGATATCCGATTGGGAAATTGAGGGTACAACCAGTAGGAATAATTATGTTTGCTGCAATCATGGCGACACTTG GCTTTCAGGTTTTGATCCAAGCTATACAAGAACTGATAAAAGATGACCCTCCTCCTAGAATGAACTCAAATCAGTTGCTCTGGTTGTACACAATAATGCTAACTGCGGCTGTTGTAAAACTTGCCCTGTGGATTTACTGCAAAAGCTCGGGAAACGACATAGTACGTGCCTATGCAAAG GATCACTACTTCGACGTGATAACAAACATAGTAGGATTAGTTGCAGCTATTCTGGGTGACAAGTTTTACTGGTGGATAGACCCAGTTGGTGCTATTATCCTCGCAATATACACAATCACAAATTGGTCAGGAACTGTTCTGGAAAATGCAG CATCATTAGTGGGACAATCAGCACCTCCGGAAGTTTTGCAGAAACTAACATATCTCGTCATAAGACACCCACAAGTCAAGCGCATTGACACAGTTCGTGCATACACTTTTGGAGTTCTATATTTCGTAGAG GTGGACATTGAGcttccagaagatttgccatTGAAAGAAGCACATTATATAGGAGAAAGTCTACAGATAAAAATTGAGAAACTACCCGAAGTTGAACGTGCCTTTGTTCACCTCGATTTTGAATGTGAACACAAACCTGAGCACTCGGTCCTCAGTAGGCTGCCCAACAGTGAGCCTTAA
- the LOC141659391 gene encoding E3 ubiquitin-protein ligase SINAT2-like isoform X1: protein MASGGNIYQDITESCVTSAGYDIEPANVECRGLPVHKSNTVNGKAARASNTAVHELLDCPVCWNSMYPPISQCPNGHTICQSCKIQVKNICPICRQELGNIRCLALEKVAESLELPCKYKFLGCEGIFSYHNRLRHEQNCRYRPYNCPYAGAECPITGDIMFLVKHLKDDHNVDMHDGSTFNHRYVKANPHEVENATWMLTVFNCFNHQFCLHFEAFHIGMAPVYMAFLRFMGDDHDAKKFSYSLEVGGNGRKLTWQGVPRSIRDSHITVRDSLDGLCIQRNMALFFSGGDRQELKLKVAGRIWKEQL from the exons ATGGCCTCTGGAGGCAATATCTATCAGGATATAACCGAGTCTTGTGTTACATCAGCTGGTTATGATATTGAACCTGCAAATGTGGAATGCAGAGGTTTGCCTGTGCACAAATCTAACACTGTTAATGGTAAAGCAGCAAGGGCGTCGAACACTGCCGTGCACGAGTTACTTGATTGTCCTGTATGCTGGAATTCAATGTACCCTCCCATCAGTCAG TGCCCCAACGGTCACACAATATGTCAAAGCTGTAAGATTCAAGTAAAAAACATTTGTCCTATTTGCCGCCAAGAACTTGGAAATATTAGGTGCTTGGCTTTGGAGAAAGTTGCAGAGTCACTAGAATTGCCATGCAAGTATAAGTTTCTGGGATGTGAAGGCATATTCTCCTACCACAACAGGCTAAGGCATGAGCAAAATTGCAG ATATCGTCCATATAATTGCCCTTATGCTGGAGCTGAATGTCCCATTACTGGTGATATCATGTTCCTTGTTAAGCATCTCAAGGATGACCACAATGTTGACATGCATGACGGAAGCACCTTTAATCACCGGTATGTCAAAGCTAATCCTCACGAGGTGGAAAACGCTACATGGATGTTGACC GTTTTCAACTGTTTCAACCATCAATTTTGCTTGCATTTTGAGGCTTTTCACATAGGAATGGCTCCTGTTTACATGGCCTTCCTTCGCTTTATGGGCGACGATCATGATGCAAAAAAATTTAGTTATAGTCTTGAAGTTGGCGGAAATGGCAGGAAATTGACATGGCAAGGGGTTCCGAGGAGCATTCGTGATAGTCATATAACAGTTCGAGACAGTCTAGATGGACTGTGTATTCAGAGAAACATGGCACTATTCTTTTCGGGTGGCGATAGACAGGAGTTGAAACTCAAAGTAGCTGGTCGTATATGGAAAGAACAGCTATAA
- the LOC141659391 gene encoding E3 ubiquitin-protein ligase SINAT2-like isoform X2 — translation MYPPISQCPNGHTICQSCKIQVKNICPICRQELGNIRCLALEKVAESLELPCKYKFLGCEGIFSYHNRLRHEQNCRYRPYNCPYAGAECPITGDIMFLVKHLKDDHNVDMHDGSTFNHRYVKANPHEVENATWMLTVFNCFNHQFCLHFEAFHIGMAPVYMAFLRFMGDDHDAKKFSYSLEVGGNGRKLTWQGVPRSIRDSHITVRDSLDGLCIQRNMALFFSGGDRQELKLKVAGRIWKEQL, via the exons ATGTACCCTCCCATCAGTCAG TGCCCCAACGGTCACACAATATGTCAAAGCTGTAAGATTCAAGTAAAAAACATTTGTCCTATTTGCCGCCAAGAACTTGGAAATATTAGGTGCTTGGCTTTGGAGAAAGTTGCAGAGTCACTAGAATTGCCATGCAAGTATAAGTTTCTGGGATGTGAAGGCATATTCTCCTACCACAACAGGCTAAGGCATGAGCAAAATTGCAG ATATCGTCCATATAATTGCCCTTATGCTGGAGCTGAATGTCCCATTACTGGTGATATCATGTTCCTTGTTAAGCATCTCAAGGATGACCACAATGTTGACATGCATGACGGAAGCACCTTTAATCACCGGTATGTCAAAGCTAATCCTCACGAGGTGGAAAACGCTACATGGATGTTGACC GTTTTCAACTGTTTCAACCATCAATTTTGCTTGCATTTTGAGGCTTTTCACATAGGAATGGCTCCTGTTTACATGGCCTTCCTTCGCTTTATGGGCGACGATCATGATGCAAAAAAATTTAGTTATAGTCTTGAAGTTGGCGGAAATGGCAGGAAATTGACATGGCAAGGGGTTCCGAGGAGCATTCGTGATAGTCATATAACAGTTCGAGACAGTCTAGATGGACTGTGTATTCAGAGAAACATGGCACTATTCTTTTCGGGTGGCGATAGACAGGAGTTGAAACTCAAAGTAGCTGGTCGTATATGGAAAGAACAGCTATAA
- the LOC141659392 gene encoding RNA pseudouridine synthase 3, mitochondrial isoform X1, with protein MLRGTTKTKITKLTRNYSRISTPHPNCTPKSHTVVRVNPKTNIAQLGPPPKNDHKPRQLLSLPPYPSNHPLLPPRVTAISWMKFYFQEIDSLLIQSHFKKGLVHIDDNNRSDGVSLYNQGKMDHLRKIRHNEVMKTGARIYVPVSVAETRISKRFNAIPTGTLYPNADEIEYLQRLVKYKDSAIIVLNKPPRLPVKGNLPVHNSMDALAAAALSYDNEEGPKLVHRLDRESSGIHLMGRTKESIAHLQWLFSGIYKGNSLHKAWNDACHATYQKYWVLVIGSPKEKEGLIRAPLTKVFLNDGKTERVILAHGSGLEASQEAVTEYRVLGPMINGCSWIELRPLTSRKHQIRVHCAEALGTPIVGDYKYGWFTHRRWKQMPRVDIEPTTGKPYKMRRPDGLDVQKGSVLSKVPLLHMHCRELVLPNVAKFIELHKNTPEITQRPGDNYTKPDLLRFVASMPSHMKISWNLMSSYLV; from the exons ATGTTGAGAGGCACAACAAAGACCAAAATCACAAAACTAACAAGAAACTATTCAAGAATAAGCACACCCCACCCTAACTGCACCCCCAAATCACACACAGTAGTGCGTGTTAATCCCAAAACCAACATAGCCCAATTGGGCCCACCTCCCAAAAATGACCACAAGCCCAGACAGCTCCTTTCTCTCCCTCCTTATCCTTCTAATCATCCTTTGCTTCCTCCACGTGTCACTGCTATTTCCTGGATGAAATTCTATTTCCAGGAAATCGATTCTTTGCTCATTCAGTCACACTTCAAAAAAGGCCTC GTGCATATAGATGATAATAATCGTTCGGATGGGGTGTCTTTATATAACCAAGGGAAAATGGATCACTTGAGAAAG ATTAGGCACAATGAGGTCATGAAGACAGGGGCGAGAATTTATGTACCTGTCTCTGTAGCAGAAACCAGAATTTCCAAGAGATTTAACGCTATACCAACGGGAACATTGTATCCTAATGCTGACGAGATTGAGTATCTGCAAAGGCTTGTTAAATACAAG GACTCTGCTATAATTGTGCTAAACAAACCTCCCAGATTGCCGGTGAAG GGAAACCTACCCGTGCATAACAGCATGGATGCATTGGCTGCCGCAGCATTATCTTACGACAATGAGGAAGGTCCTAAATTG GTTCATCGTCTTGATAGAGAGAGCAGTGGAATTCATTTAATGGGCAGAACAAAAGAAAGTATAGCTCATCTACAGTGGTTGTTCAGCGGCATATATAAGGGAAATTCCTTGCATAAG GCTTGGAATGATGCTTGTCACGCGACATATCAGAAATACTGGGTATTGGTCATAGGTTCTCCCAAGGAAAAGGAGGGTTTAATACGTGCTCCCCTTACGAag GTATTCCTTAATGATGGAAAAACAGAAAGAGTAATATTGGCTCATGGCTCGGGTTTAGAAGCCTCACAAGAGGCAGTGACAGAATATCGAGTTCTTGGTCCTATGATAAATGGTTGCTCATGGATTGAGTTGCGCCCACTTACAAGCAGGAAACATCAG ATCCGTGTACATTGTGCCGAGGCTCTTGGGACACCAATTGTCGGTGATTACAAGTACGGATGGTTTACCCATCGTAGATGGAAGCAAATGCCTAGAGTTGATATTGAGCCAACAACTGGTAAACCCTACAAGATGCGGAGGCCAGATGGATTGGATGTTCAAAAAGGAAGTGTATTATCTAAGGTACCATTGCTACACATGCATTGCAGGGAGCTTGTACTTCCCAATGTCGCTAAGTTCATCGAGCTCCACAAGAATACACCAGAGATAACGCAAAGACCTGGGGACAATTATACGAAGCCTGATCTCCTTAGATTTGTTGCATCAATGCCGTCGCACATGAAAATTAGTTGGAATCTCATGTCTTCTTATTTGGTCTAA
- the LOC141659392 gene encoding RNA pseudouridine synthase 3, mitochondrial isoform X2: MKTGARIYVPVSVAETRISKRFNAIPTGTLYPNADEIEYLQRLVKYKDSAIIVLNKPPRLPVKGNLPVHNSMDALAAAALSYDNEEGPKLVHRLDRESSGIHLMGRTKESIAHLQWLFSGIYKGNSLHKAWNDACHATYQKYWVLVIGSPKEKEGLIRAPLTKVFLNDGKTERVILAHGSGLEASQEAVTEYRVLGPMINGCSWIELRPLTSRKHQIRVHCAEALGTPIVGDYKYGWFTHRRWKQMPRVDIEPTTGKPYKMRRPDGLDVQKGSVLSKVPLLHMHCRELVLPNVAKFIELHKNTPEITQRPGDNYTKPDLLRFVASMPSHMKISWNLMSSYLV, encoded by the exons ATGAAGACAGGGGCGAGAATTTATGTACCTGTCTCTGTAGCAGAAACCAGAATTTCCAAGAGATTTAACGCTATACCAACGGGAACATTGTATCCTAATGCTGACGAGATTGAGTATCTGCAAAGGCTTGTTAAATACAAG GACTCTGCTATAATTGTGCTAAACAAACCTCCCAGATTGCCGGTGAAG GGAAACCTACCCGTGCATAACAGCATGGATGCATTGGCTGCCGCAGCATTATCTTACGACAATGAGGAAGGTCCTAAATTG GTTCATCGTCTTGATAGAGAGAGCAGTGGAATTCATTTAATGGGCAGAACAAAAGAAAGTATAGCTCATCTACAGTGGTTGTTCAGCGGCATATATAAGGGAAATTCCTTGCATAAG GCTTGGAATGATGCTTGTCACGCGACATATCAGAAATACTGGGTATTGGTCATAGGTTCTCCCAAGGAAAAGGAGGGTTTAATACGTGCTCCCCTTACGAag GTATTCCTTAATGATGGAAAAACAGAAAGAGTAATATTGGCTCATGGCTCGGGTTTAGAAGCCTCACAAGAGGCAGTGACAGAATATCGAGTTCTTGGTCCTATGATAAATGGTTGCTCATGGATTGAGTTGCGCCCACTTACAAGCAGGAAACATCAG ATCCGTGTACATTGTGCCGAGGCTCTTGGGACACCAATTGTCGGTGATTACAAGTACGGATGGTTTACCCATCGTAGATGGAAGCAAATGCCTAGAGTTGATATTGAGCCAACAACTGGTAAACCCTACAAGATGCGGAGGCCAGATGGATTGGATGTTCAAAAAGGAAGTGTATTATCTAAGGTACCATTGCTACACATGCATTGCAGGGAGCTTGTACTTCCCAATGTCGCTAAGTTCATCGAGCTCCACAAGAATACACCAGAGATAACGCAAAGACCTGGGGACAATTATACGAAGCCTGATCTCCTTAGATTTGTTGCATCAATGCCGTCGCACATGAAAATTAGTTGGAATCTCATGTCTTCTTATTTGGTCTAA